From Scophthalmus maximus strain ysfricsl-2021 chromosome 14, ASM2237912v1, whole genome shotgun sequence, one genomic window encodes:
- the gjb8 gene encoding gap junction protein beta 8, whose protein sequence is MSWGALYAQLGGVNKHSTSLGKIWLSVLFIFRITILVLAAESVWGDEQSDFTCNTQQPGCKNVCYDHFFPVSHIRLWCLQLIFVSTPALLVAMHVAYRNRGDKKTMLASNGVDKVNDLEKLKKRRLPITGPLWWTYTSSLFFRLIFEGGFMYALYFVYDGFQMPRLVKCEQWPCPNKVDCFISRPTEKTVFTIFMVSSSAICMILNVAELGYLIGKALMRCSARSNRNRQYGQADSVTRDNALLENKKNEALLSTTTD, encoded by the coding sequence ATGAGCTGGGGGGCACTCTACGCCCAGCTGGGCGGCGTCAACAAGCACTCCACCAGCCTCGGGAAGATCTGGCTCTccgtcctcttcatcttccGCATCACCATCCTGGTGCTGGCCGCCGAGAGCGTCTGGGGCGACGAGCAGTCCGACTTCACGTGCAACACGCAGCAGCCGGGCTGCAAGAACGTCTGCTACGACCACTTCTTCCCCGTGTCGCACATCCGCCTGTGGTGCCTGCAGCTGATCTTCGTGTCCACGCCGGCGCTGCTGGTGGCCATGCACGTGGCCTACAGGAACCGCGGCGACAAGAAGACCATGCTGGCCTCCAACGGCGTCGACAAGGTCAACGACctggagaagctgaagaagcGGCGCCTGCCGATCACCGGCCCGCTGTGGTGGACCTACACCTCCAGCCTGTTCTTCCGGCTCATCTTCGAGGGCGGCTTCATGTACGCGCTGTACTTCGTCTACGACGGCTTCCAGATGCCGCGGCTGGTGAAGTGCGAGCAGTGGCCCTGTCCCAACAAGGTGGACTGCTTCATCTCCCGGCCGACGGAGAAGACCGTCTTCACCATCTTCATGGTGTCCTCGTCGGCCATCTGCATGATCCTCAACGTGGCCGAGCTGGGCTACCTCATCGGCAAGGCGCTCATGCGTTGCTCGGCCCGGTCCAATAGGAATCGCCAGTACGGCCAGGCGGACAGCGTGACGCGGGACAACGCCCTCCTGGAGAACAAGAAGAACGAGGCGCTGCTGTCCACCACCACGGACTAG
- the gja3 gene encoding gap junction alpha-3 protein — MGDWSFLGRLLENAQEHSTVIGKVWLTVLFIFRILVLGAAAEEVWGDEQSDFTCNTQQPGCENVCYDEAFPISHIRFWVLQIIFVSTPTLIYLGHVLHIVRMEEKRKEKEEELRKANRFQEEKELLFRNGGDAGGGGGGGGKKEKPPIRDEHGKIRIRGALLRTYVFNIIFKTLFEVGFILGQYFLYGFQLRPLYKCARWPCPNTVDCFISRPTEKTIFIIFMLVVACVSLLLNLLEIYHLGWKKVKQGMTNEFAPVHNKSPLRCVDIAEPDCLASGSRTAPSSLSYPPNYTDVTAGSGAFLPPMGAAAAPSAADFKMDDLQLEDALRQPSPSSHYYISSNNNHRLATQQNWANLATEQQTREMKAASPSPSHSSSASTDHEQQQAVDAALLLPTSNATSNTNITSTTATAASSGSGSSPGAASNAGSRGGGKSEQDEGHVTTTTAEMHEPPVTVGTDPRRLSRASKSSSIRARPSDLAV, encoded by the coding sequence ATGGGCGACTGGAGCTTTCTGGGGCGGCTGTTGGAGAACGCTCAGGAGCACTCGACGGTCATCGGCAAGGTCTGGCTCAccgtcctcttcatcttcaggaTCCTGGTGCTGGGGGCCGCGGCCGAGGAGGTCTGGGGCGACGAGCAGTCCGACTTCACCTGCAACACCCAGCAGCCCGGCTGCGAGAATGTCTGCTACGACGAGGCCTTCCCGATATCGCACATCCGCTTCTGGGTGCTGCAGATCATCTTCGTGTCCACGCCGACGCTCATCTACCTGGGCCACGTGCTGCACATAGTCCGCATGGAGGAGAAgcggaaagagaaggaggaggagctgcgcAAGGCAAACAGGTTCCAGGAGGAGAAAGAACTCCTTTTTAGAAATGGCGGCGATgccggaggcggcggcggcggcggcggcaagaAGGAGAAGCCGCCAATCAGGGACGAACATGGCAAAATCCGCATCAGAGGCGCGCTGCTGCGCACTTACGTGTTCAACATTATTTTCAAGACCCTGTTTGAAGTGGGATTCATTTTGGGCCAGTATTTCCTCTACGGCTTCCAGCTGAGGCCCCTGTACAAGTGCGCTCGTTGGCCCTGCCCCAACACCGTGGACTGCTTCATCTCGAGGCCCACGGAAAAGactatttttattatatttatgctTGTGGTGGCTTGCGTGTCTCTTTTGCTGAATTTGTTAGAGATCTATCACCTCGGGTGGAAGAAAGTTAAACAGGGCATGACCAACGAGTTCGCCCCCGTGCACAACAAGTCGCCGCTGCGCTGTGTCGACATAGCGGAGCCTGATTGTTTGGCCTCGGGCTCCAGAACTGCCCCATCCAGCCTCAGCTACCCCCCCAACTACACGGATGTCACGGCGGGGAGCGGGGCGTTCCTGCCACCCATGGGGGCGGCGGCCGCGCCCTCGGCCGCAGACTTCAAGATGGACGACCTCCAGCTGGAGGACGCCCTCCGCCAGCCCTCGCCCTCCTCCCACTACTacatcagcagcaacaacaaccacaggCTGGCCACGCAGCAGAACTGGGCCAACCTGGCCACCGAGCAGCAGACTCGGGAGATGAAGGCCGCCTCCCCTTCCCCATCCCACTCCTCCTCCGCCAGCACCGAccacgagcagcagcaggccgtCGACGCGGCGCTGCTCCTTCCCACCAGCAACGCCACCAGTAACACCAACATCACCAGCACAACAGCCACTGCGGCCtccagcggcagcggcagcagcccgGGCGCCGCCTCGAACGCGGGCAGCCGGGGCGGGGGGAAGAGCGAGCAGGACGAAGGCCacgtcaccaccaccacggcGGAGATGCACGAGCCCCCGGTAACGGTCGGCACAGACCCTCGGCGGCTCAGTCGGGCCagcaagagcagcagcatccGGGCCAGGCCGAGCGACCTGGCTGTCTGA